In Tachysurus fulvidraco isolate hzauxx_2018 chromosome 11, HZAU_PFXX_2.0, whole genome shotgun sequence, one DNA window encodes the following:
- the selenof gene encoding selenoprotein F, with protein MAAEIMLLWLLPLLQSLAAFGAELSSEACRDLGFSSNLLCSSCELLGQFSLTQIEPFCRQCCQEEAQFESRKLYPGAILEVCGUKLGRFPQVQAFVRSDKPKMFKGLQIKYVRGSDPVLKLLDDNGNIAEELSILKWNTDSVEEFLGEKLELI; from the exons ATGGCGGCTGAAATTATGTTACTTTGGCTTTTACCGTTGCTTCAGTCG CTGGCGGCGTTCGGAGCAGAGCTTTCGTCAGAGGCGTGCAGGGACCTCGGCTTCTCCAGTAACTTGCTATGCAGCTCATGTGAACTGTTGGGTCAGTTCAGCCTGACGCAGATTGAGCCGTTCTGCAGGCAGTGCTGCCAGGAGGAGGCTCAGTTCGAATCGAGGAAG CTCTACCCTGGAGCCATCCTCGAGGTCTGTGGATGAAAATTGGGGAGGTTCCCTCAAGTCCAAG CTTTTGTCAGGAGCGACAAGCCAAAGATGTTCAAGGGCCTTCAGATTAAG TATGTGCGAGGCTCCGATCCTGTGCTGAAGCTGCTGGACGATAACGGGAACATTGCTGAAGAACTCAGCATCCTCAAGTGGAACACGGACAGCGTGGAGGAATTCCTGGGGGAAAAACTCGAGCTCATTTAA